The Brachyhypopomus gauderio isolate BG-103 chromosome 17, BGAUD_0.2, whole genome shotgun sequence genome includes a window with the following:
- the shtn1 gene encoding shootin-1, whose amino-acid sequence MATTEEENQMRTISELSDEALHHYERLRMERERANAEHEQLKLERDEALRKLQDYERVSHMVLQEVSSIQENLEVEKTCRKTVEAFATKLNRQNRSLKRKSMLFMAQLGADVIANINLDDEDEEDHHEEEPGTCSSSHCQRVITELKDKFELLLEEKKRIAIDLEETKDHLRLTKEELLREKHDNTVLIAETLQQKKLLGKYTRVSRYAVVEYEEMQADLLREKDLRAEAEKFAQEMLVEQKKLKRLSQAGLQSVCPSEALQNALREITALTHTLETERLEHHKQVKHLETELQGSEIQKKLTALERKTLVLEEERREYVERCSKAETEAKDLRFTVEELQKKLQQVSNPVPAPPPPPPPPPPPPPPPPSISTNPLSSLLSMLRKKKDPSDIPLVEKDSPPKDAETDVRQQAVTEMMDRIKKGIQLRPVGQTSNRTKPAQREKAPPDSAIQELKGMLSSVTRPSPCPSPARPSSPEPMSELQKVLQKRRGAAETAHDNSVLSKQPFPSSVLDLTRVRVTPGSPGQGTNNHTVQH is encoded by the exons ATGGCGACAACAGAAGAGGAAAATCAAATGAGAACTATATCCGAACTCTCGGATGAAG CTCTCCACCACTATGAGCGTCTGCGGATGGAGAGGGAGCGAGCTAATgctgag CATGAACAGTTGAAGTTGGAGAGGGACGAAGCCTTGCGGAAACTGCAGGACTATGAGagag tgtCCCATATGGTGCTGCAGGAAGTTAGCAGTATACAGGAGAATCTGGAGGTTGAAAAAACATGCAGAAAGACCGTGGAGGCCTTTGCAACAAAG cTGAACAGACAGAACCGCTCTCTGAAGAGGAAGAGTATGCTTTTCATGGCCCAACTTGGCGCTGATGTCATTGCTAATATCAACCTggatgatgaggatgaggaagaccATCATGAGGAGGAGCCTGGGACATGTAGCTCCTCccactgtcaacgtgtcatcaCAG AGCTGAAGGATAAATTTGAGTTACTTCtggaagagaaaaaaagaatagCCATTGACCTGGAGGAGACCAAAGACCATCTCCGGCTAACCAAGGAGGAA cTCCTGAGAGAAAAACATGATAATACTGTTCTGATTGCAGAAACACTTCAACAAAAGAAGCTCCTGGGGAAATATACCAGAG tgtctcGTTATGCAGTGGTGGAGTATGAGGAGATGCAGGCAGATCTCCTGCGTGAGAAGGACTTGCGTGCGGAGGCAGAAAAGTTTGCACAAGAG atgttagTGGAGCAGAAGAAGCTAAAGAGACTAAGTCAGGCAGGGCTGCAGAGTGTGTGTCCATCTGAAGCTCTGCAGAACGCGCTCAGGGAGAtcactgcactcacacacacactggaaacaGAGCGTCTGGAGCACCACAAAcag GTAAAGCATTTGGAGACTGAACTACAAGGTTCTGAGATACAGAAGAAGCTGACAGCATTGGAGAGGAAGACTTTGGTCCTGGAGGAAGAGCGGAGAGAGTATGTGGAGAGGTGCTCCAAAGCTGAGACAGAGGCCAAGGACCTCCGcttcacag TGGAGGAGTTGCAGAAGAAGCTTCAGCAGGTGTCAAACCCTGTgccggctccgccccctccaccacccccacctcctccacccccacctcctccaccttccaTATCAACCAACCCTCTCAG TTCTCTGCTGTCGATGCTGCGTAAGAAGAAAGATCCCAGTGATATTCCATTAGTGGAGAAGGACTCGCCGCCCAAAGACGCAG aaACAGACGTTAGGCAGCAAGCAGTGACCGAAATGATGGACAGAATCAAAAAAGGTATCCAGCTCCGACCAGTAGGTCAGACAAGCAACAGAACCAAACCAGCTCAG agagagaaagcaccACCTGACTCTGCCATTCAGGAGCTGAAAGGCATGCTG AGCTCTGTGACTCGGCCCTCCCCCTGTCCTTCGCCCGCAAGGCCCTCCTCCCCGGAACCCATGTCAGAGCTCCAGAAGGTTCTACAGAAACGACGTGGAGCAGCAGAGACAGCACATGACAACAGTG tgctgTCAAAGCAGCCGTTCCCCAGCAGTGTCCTGGATCTGACCCGAGTTAGGGTCACCCCTGGCAGTCCTGGACAGGGCACAAACAATCACACCGTGCAGCACTGA